The following are encoded together in the Adhaeribacter arboris genome:
- a CDS encoding transposase produces MKDKALRERIVAEYLTSGQSYREVADRCGVDYRSLHRWVKEYQGRMKKPHKLRRARLLRELPTDKLPTDVETLQSELRKARLYNQALQEAILIAEKELGTPILKKSGTKQS; encoded by the coding sequence ATGAAGGACAAAGCATTAAGAGAACGTATTGTAGCAGAGTATCTCACCTCCGGGCAGAGCTATCGCGAAGTGGCCGATAGATGTGGGGTTGATTACCGTAGCCTGCACCGTTGGGTAAAAGAGTACCAAGGGCGCATGAAAAAACCACACAAACTCAGAAGAGCCAGGCTGTTGCGGGAGTTACCCACAGACAAGCTGCCGACCGATGTCGAGACCCTGCAATCGGAGCTACGCAAAGCCAGACTCTACAACCAGGCCCTGCAGGAGGCGATCCTTATTGCCGAGAAGGAACTCGGAACTCCCATCTTAAAAAAGTCTGGTACCAAGCAATCCTGA
- a CDS encoding JAB domain-containing protein yields the protein MDKKINTVREIRLQYKSKLKREGEPVITSSDDAYQILKEHYDADYLAIREELLILYLNNANKVLGVYKGFSGGITATVADIRLIMAVALKGLSTGIILSHNHPSGARTPSEADKKLTEQLKKAGELFGIKVLDHLIITPQDTYFSFADEALL from the coding sequence ATGGACAAGAAGATAAATACCGTGCGGGAAATCCGCCTGCAATACAAATCCAAACTAAAAAGAGAGGGGGAGCCCGTCATTACTAGTTCGGATGATGCCTACCAAATACTAAAGGAACATTACGATGCCGACTACCTGGCCATCCGGGAGGAGTTGCTCATTCTTTACCTCAACAATGCCAACAAGGTACTGGGCGTATACAAAGGATTTAGCGGCGGTATCACGGCTACCGTAGCCGACATTCGGCTGATTATGGCCGTGGCCCTTAAAGGGCTGAGTACGGGCATCATTCTCTCGCACAATCATCCTTCGGGAGCACGAACGCCTTCGGAGGCGGACAAGAAACTTACCGAGCAGCTTAAGAAAGCGGGCGAACTGTTCGGTATCAAAGTACTAGATCATCTTATTATTACTCCCCAGGATACCTACTTTAGTTTTGCCGATGAGGCGTTGTTGTAA
- a CDS encoding alpha/beta hydrolase: MKNNNSLNFLVTGTWQLGLYLALGCSLVSCNTNQKETTGNATATTADSLASTADSSRTAALNLVPKEPKPTWAPEITPPMQVVLEQLASYKTPPLPTLSAPEARQQPSPTTAVLDVMQKNNIPMPPAPVDTTGKSIPVAGGSIHARVYTPKSGAGPFPVIVYYHGGGWVIANLDTYNASAQGLAEQVGAVVVSVAYRQAPEHKFPTAHNDSYAAYQWVLKNAASLQGDPKRVAVVGESAGGNLAAAVSMMAKQKGAMVPLYQVLVYPIAGSDTQTKSYQQYASAKPLDKPLMEWFFKQYLRSPADGNNPMITLTKAPDLKSMPPTTIINAQLDPLLSEGEMLADKLKTAGVAVNQKTFSGVTHEFFGMATVLPEAKEAQAMAAADLKKAFTK, translated from the coding sequence ATGAAAAATAATAATTCCTTGAATTTTCTTGTTACTGGGACTTGGCAGCTTGGCCTGTACCTGGCGCTGGGCTGTTCGCTTGTCAGCTGTAATACCAATCAGAAAGAAACTACGGGTAATGCAACCGCTACTACCGCGGATTCTTTAGCGAGCACTGCTGACTCCAGCCGAACGGCCGCCCTGAATTTAGTGCCGAAAGAACCGAAACCCACTTGGGCCCCCGAGATAACGCCTCCCATGCAAGTGGTACTCGAACAACTAGCTAGTTATAAAACCCCACCCTTGCCCACTTTATCCGCTCCAGAAGCTCGCCAGCAACCTAGCCCTACCACGGCCGTGCTCGACGTCATGCAAAAAAACAATATCCCCATGCCTCCGGCACCGGTAGATACCACCGGCAAAAGCATTCCGGTAGCGGGTGGTTCGATCCATGCCCGGGTGTATACCCCCAAATCAGGAGCAGGTCCTTTTCCGGTGATTGTTTATTACCACGGCGGGGGCTGGGTGATTGCTAATTTAGACACTTATAACGCCTCCGCGCAAGGATTGGCCGAGCAGGTCGGCGCGGTAGTAGTATCGGTGGCTTACCGGCAAGCGCCCGAGCATAAATTTCCAACGGCCCATAATGACTCTTATGCCGCTTACCAATGGGTACTGAAGAATGCCGCTTCGCTCCAAGGCGATCCCAAACGGGTGGCCGTGGTAGGCGAAAGTGCCGGAGGTAATCTGGCGGCCGCCGTTAGTATGATGGCCAAACAAAAAGGGGCTATGGTACCCCTCTACCAGGTCCTGGTCTATCCCATTGCGGGCTCTGATACCCAAACAAAATCTTATCAACAATATGCGAGCGCGAAACCCTTGGATAAACCCCTGATGGAATGGTTCTTTAAGCAATATCTCCGGAGCCCCGCGGATGGCAATAATCCTATGATCACCTTAACCAAAGCACCGGATCTAAAGAGCATGCCTCCCACCACGATCATTAACGCGCAGCTGGATCCTCTGCTGTCCGAAGGAGAAATGCTGGCGGATAAATTAAAAACGGCGGGTGTAGCCGTCAATCAAAAAACCTTTTCGGGCGTTACACACGAGTTTTTTGGCATGGCCACCGTTTTACCCGAAGCCAAAGAAGCGCAGGCAATGGCGGCAGCGGATTTAAAGAAAGCTTTCACTAAATAG
- a CDS encoding AAA family ATPase — MQLQPAKRTQARIRLCLQGPSGSGKTFSALLLAYGLCGDWSRIAVIDTEHYSASLYAHLGAYQVLPLREPFSPERYQEAVQVCENAGMQVIILDTISFEWQFLLDYHASLSGNSFTNWSKVTPRHNQFIKALLLSPAHIMATARTKQEYVLSDKQGKLVPEKVGLKSIQRDDLDYEFTLVFDLDTRNQATASKDRTSLFQGKPAQLLTSETGKLIRQWCEQGSPVEPPLTVREQIARCTTLKELQQLYHRYPEQQGYLKPEYQRQKLALIKSTLTQNHLITSNLNQNGKHHPSH; from the coding sequence ATGCAACTACAACCCGCCAAACGGACGCAGGCCCGCATCCGCCTGTGCTTACAAGGACCCTCGGGCTCGGGTAAGACTTTTAGTGCCTTACTCCTGGCTTATGGACTATGCGGGGATTGGTCCCGAATTGCCGTCATTGATACGGAACACTACTCGGCTTCCCTTTACGCGCACCTAGGCGCTTACCAGGTACTTCCATTAAGGGAGCCTTTTTCCCCGGAACGCTACCAGGAAGCGGTGCAAGTCTGTGAAAACGCCGGCATGCAGGTCATCATTCTGGATACTATTTCCTTTGAGTGGCAGTTTCTCTTGGATTACCACGCTTCCTTGAGTGGCAACAGTTTTACCAACTGGAGCAAAGTCACTCCGCGCCACAATCAATTTATCAAAGCTCTGCTCCTCTCCCCGGCCCACATCATGGCCACGGCCCGCACCAAACAAGAGTACGTGCTCTCGGACAAGCAAGGCAAGCTGGTACCCGAAAAAGTAGGACTAAAGTCTATCCAACGAGATGATCTGGATTATGAGTTCACCCTCGTCTTTGACCTGGACACCCGAAACCAGGCCACTGCCTCTAAAGACCGGACGAGTCTGTTCCAAGGTAAGCCGGCCCAGCTGCTCACCTCCGAGACGGGTAAACTCATCCGGCAATGGTGCGAGCAAGGCAGCCCGGTTGAACCGCCTTTAACGGTGCGAGAGCAGATTGCCCGGTGTACCACCCTGAAAGAACTCCAGCAGCTCTACCACCGCTACCCCGAGCAGCAAGGGTATCTCAAGCCTGAGTACCAGCGGCAAAAGCTGGCCCTGATCAAAAGTACCCTCACCCAAAATCATTTAATTACTTCTAACTTAAACCAAAATGGAAAACACCATCCTTCCCATTAA
- a CDS encoding sensor histidine kinase, whose product MISSNNNLLQDLEAIQNISFVPNMLEFICQVTGMGFAAVARVTPNKWIACSVRDEVQFGLKAGEELPITSTLCNEIQDHRRPIIIDNVALDSAYKHHHTPQIYGLQSYISFPIILKNGTFFGTLCAIHSKPAALNNQKVVDTFTMFAEMLSFHLQSQDLLERSYCATVELQNKNTVLTKANNDLDSIVYTAAHDLKSPITNIESLVEVLSYSMEQENLNRAEINQIIGLMKSSLKSFYTTIQDLTTIIEADTSKEQETAEEIPLLELVETVKWDLQQLIDESQAKIEVNAAENVMLHYPRKYFRSILYNLLNNALKYRSPVRTPVVLVALLQVEGKIHFSVTDNGLGIAEDQQDKVFTLFKRFHNHVEGSGLGLYIVKKMVEYGNGQIQVNSTLDQGTTITVIF is encoded by the coding sequence ATGATTTCTTCGAATAACAACTTATTACAAGATCTGGAAGCAATCCAGAATATTTCTTTTGTGCCGAACATGCTCGAGTTTATTTGCCAAGTAACCGGGATGGGGTTTGCGGCGGTAGCTCGGGTAACTCCAAATAAGTGGATCGCCTGCAGTGTGCGGGATGAAGTGCAGTTTGGATTAAAAGCCGGGGAAGAATTACCGATTACCAGTACCCTCTGCAACGAAATACAAGATCACCGCCGGCCGATTATTATTGATAATGTGGCGCTAGATTCAGCGTATAAGCATCACCATACCCCGCAGATTTACGGCTTACAAAGCTATATCTCCTTTCCTATTATTTTAAAAAATGGCACTTTTTTCGGTACCCTTTGTGCCATTCATTCCAAACCGGCGGCGTTAAACAACCAGAAGGTTGTAGATACTTTTACCATGTTTGCCGAAATGTTATCCTTTCATCTACAAAGTCAGGATTTACTAGAACGGAGTTACTGCGCCACCGTTGAGTTACAAAATAAAAATACCGTCCTAACGAAAGCTAATAACGATCTGGATTCCATCGTGTATACGGCAGCCCATGATCTAAAATCCCCCATTACTAATATTGAAAGCTTGGTAGAAGTCCTTTCGTATTCGATGGAGCAAGAAAACTTAAATCGGGCTGAGATTAACCAAATCATTGGATTAATGAAATCTTCCTTAAAGAGTTTTTATACGACAATTCAAGATTTAACCACCATTATTGAAGCCGATACAAGTAAAGAGCAGGAAACCGCCGAAGAAATACCCCTATTAGAGTTGGTGGAAACTGTGAAATGGGACTTGCAACAGCTTATTGACGAATCCCAGGCAAAAATAGAAGTAAATGCAGCAGAAAACGTTATGCTCCACTATCCTCGGAAATACTTTCGAAGCATCCTGTATAATCTTTTAAATAACGCTCTTAAATATCGTTCTCCGGTTAGAACGCCGGTAGTACTAGTCGCATTGCTTCAGGTAGAAGGAAAAATCCACTTTTCTGTTACCGATAATGGTTTGGGTATTGCTGAAGACCAACAAGATAAAGTATTTACTTTATTTAAGCGTTTTCATAACCATGTTGAAGGTAGTGGTTTAGGGTTGTACATCGTCAAAAAGATGGTGGAATATGGCAATGGGCAAATACAGGTAAATAGTACCCTGGATCAAGGCACTACCATTACCGTCATTTTTTAA
- a CDS encoding IS3 family transposase, with product MLCRLFGYSRQAYYQHLKTRQQQALQEDLLVQEVLRIRRTQKRLGARKLLVMMSPFMAAHGIEIGRDAFFELLRGHVLLVRKRRCSKPKTTFSGHWLHKYENLTVDFVPKAAGQLWVSDITYIHLEEGFAYLSLITDAYSRKIVGFFLSEDLSAMGCIRALEMALANCPWQDYLIHHSDRGIQYCSQGYVRLLQERRIAISMTQSGDPLENALAERVNGVLKQELLETVYPDLAAAQLAVATAGPAS from the coding sequence GTGCTTTGCCGCTTGTTTGGTTACAGTAGACAGGCGTACTACCAGCATCTCAAAACCAGGCAGCAGCAAGCGCTGCAAGAGGACTTGCTTGTGCAAGAAGTATTACGAATCCGTCGCACGCAGAAGCGGCTGGGGGCGCGCAAGCTGCTGGTGATGATGTCACCTTTTATGGCTGCTCATGGCATTGAAATAGGCCGAGACGCTTTCTTTGAACTTCTGCGTGGGCACGTTCTGCTAGTCAGGAAGCGAAGGTGCTCTAAGCCCAAGACTACTTTCTCCGGTCACTGGCTGCACAAGTACGAGAACCTGACTGTGGATTTTGTACCCAAGGCTGCCGGGCAGCTATGGGTGAGCGACATCACCTACATTCACCTGGAGGAAGGTTTTGCCTACCTGAGCCTGATTACCGATGCTTACAGCCGCAAGATCGTCGGGTTCTTTCTCAGTGAAGATCTTTCTGCTATGGGATGCATCCGGGCTCTGGAGATGGCCCTTGCTAACTGCCCCTGGCAAGATTATCTGATCCATCACTCGGATAGGGGTATTCAGTACTGCAGCCAAGGGTATGTTAGGCTGCTGCAGGAGCGGCGCATTGCTATCTCCATGACCCAGAGCGGCGACCCGCTGGAGAATGCGCTGGCCGAGCGGGTGAACGGTGTCCTCAAGCAGGAGCTCCTGGAGACAGTGTACCCGGACTTGGCGGCGGCTCAGCTCGCCGTGGCCACGGCAGGACCGGCGAGCTGA
- a CDS encoding helix-turn-helix domain-containing protein — MTSNTISEVSTNGQGSKVLYSTVQQFEHTGCATAVILNYVLTGTEHYSLENKTLPVRAKQYLIINQAQSFHVSIPYSKAPVTAFGIYLSEALLADVARNYQLPETQLLDNPFESAKSNFAFFEGVYTHDSLQSALHNLEIGLNTAKSRLHLPCQELYLQLAQELLLAHSYLTKKAFNLPAKKTSVKKELFKRVQAAKFLLDEAPENLKISQLAATVALSEFHFFRTFKHAFGKSPHLYQTQKRLEKAATFLQHESWSVGEIALAVGFADIYSFSKAFKNYYHLSPLLYRQQFSRIG, encoded by the coding sequence ATGACTAGCAACACCATTTCGGAAGTCAGTACCAACGGGCAGGGCAGTAAAGTCTTGTATTCTACTGTTCAGCAATTCGAACATACTGGCTGTGCCACGGCTGTCATCCTCAATTATGTGCTCACTGGAACCGAACATTATTCGCTCGAGAACAAGACCCTTCCCGTGCGGGCTAAGCAGTATTTAATCATTAACCAAGCCCAATCTTTTCACGTCTCCATTCCTTACAGCAAGGCTCCGGTGACCGCTTTTGGTATTTATTTATCGGAAGCTTTACTGGCCGATGTTGCCCGAAATTACCAGCTTCCGGAAACACAACTCCTAGACAATCCCTTTGAATCCGCTAAAAGCAACTTTGCTTTTTTTGAAGGTGTTTATACCCATGATTCTTTACAGTCGGCTCTCCATAACCTGGAAATAGGCTTAAATACCGCTAAAAGCCGGTTGCATCTTCCCTGTCAGGAGCTTTACCTCCAGCTAGCGCAGGAGCTTTTACTGGCTCATAGCTACCTAACCAAGAAAGCCTTCAACCTTCCGGCCAAAAAAACCTCCGTTAAAAAGGAGCTCTTTAAGCGGGTGCAAGCGGCTAAGTTTTTGCTGGATGAGGCTCCGGAAAACCTAAAAATCTCGCAACTGGCCGCCACCGTCGCTTTATCCGAGTTTCACTTTTTTCGGACCTTTAAACACGCCTTCGGGAAGAGTCCCCATCTGTATCAAACCCAAAAAAGGTTAGAGAAGGCCGCGACATTCTTGCAACACGAATCCTGGTCCGTGGGCGAGATTGCGCTGGCCGTGGGTTTTGCGGATATCTATAGCTTTAGTAAAGCCTTTAAGAACTACTATCATTTATCCCCTTTGCTGTATCGTCAGCAATTTAGCAGGATTGGATAA
- a CDS encoding RNA polymerase sigma factor: MATNATLSPTSSASPYLGEDTETTITLEATIIYYLQHQEEKGLVLLYDSYSPALYGVIFRIVKSQALAEDVLQESFFKIWHSFARYEAEKGRLFTWMVNIARNQAIDTIRSRAYRKGLKNQSLEIKHLPIPENRSSFEPAHIGLRELTYHLRGEQKTIIDLMYFEGFSQAEIAEQMAIPLGTVKTRARKAIQLLRKFFNQP; the protein is encoded by the coding sequence TTGGCAACAAACGCTACTCTTTCCCCGACATCCTCTGCTTCTCCTTATCTAGGTGAGGATACTGAAACAACCATCACGTTAGAGGCCACGATCATCTATTATCTGCAACACCAAGAAGAAAAAGGCCTGGTCTTGTTATATGATTCGTATTCACCAGCTCTGTACGGCGTTATCTTCCGGATAGTGAAAAGTCAAGCATTAGCCGAGGATGTCTTGCAAGAAAGTTTCTTTAAGATCTGGCATAGTTTTGCGCGCTACGAGGCAGAAAAAGGCCGCTTATTCACTTGGATGGTCAACATTGCCCGGAACCAAGCCATTGATACGATTCGTTCTCGGGCTTACCGGAAAGGATTAAAAAACCAATCTTTAGAAATAAAGCATCTTCCTATTCCGGAGAACCGTTCTTCTTTTGAACCCGCCCATATCGGCCTGCGCGAGCTCACCTACCACTTAAGGGGGGAACAAAAAACGATTATCGACTTAATGTATTTTGAGGGTTTTTCGCAGGCCGAAATTGCTGAGCAGATGGCTATTCCACTCGGTACGGTAAAAACCCGCGCCCGGAAAGCCATTCAGCTTTTAAGAAAGTTTTTTAATCAGCCGTAA
- a CDS encoding DUF3871 family protein: MENTILPINSYPTRRMHATLELEPASSSRAFIEANTLPVSLPEIQHHHLIPVFVKDNEPLISQWDFIQTVVEAVTDTFRGEQILRPQVRVSHPIKGRIPEAKDKPASLLLDSERTIYYERMMFCLEIPTVMDVIDGNTLSLLVGGVKAYNLDNLYNKKGAQEHFKLFIGFQNMVCTNLCVQTDGYMSDLKVTSLEQLRTGIYRLLDSYDQLRHLKQLQSLTEYSLTEPQFAQLLGRCRMYSYLPAEARKQIPALLYGDTQLGTVCKDYYRDESFCRQEDGTINLWRLYNLFTGVNKSTYIDQFLDRSVNALDFTTQVQQALDGGNASWFLN, from the coding sequence ATGGAAAACACCATCCTTCCCATTAACTCTTATCCAACCCGTCGGATGCACGCTACCCTAGAACTGGAGCCAGCTTCCAGTTCTAGGGCGTTTATTGAAGCCAATACCCTGCCGGTAAGCTTACCCGAAATCCAGCACCATCACTTGATACCCGTCTTTGTCAAAGACAATGAGCCGCTGATTAGCCAGTGGGATTTCATCCAAACCGTGGTGGAGGCCGTTACCGACACTTTCCGGGGCGAGCAGATCCTCCGGCCACAAGTGAGAGTATCCCACCCCATTAAAGGCCGCATCCCGGAAGCGAAAGACAAACCCGCTAGTCTGCTATTGGACTCCGAGCGCACCATCTACTACGAACGGATGATGTTCTGTTTGGAAATACCTACCGTGATGGATGTGATCGATGGCAATACCTTATCCTTGCTAGTAGGCGGGGTAAAAGCTTATAACCTCGACAACCTCTACAATAAGAAAGGAGCTCAGGAACACTTTAAGCTCTTCATCGGCTTTCAGAATATGGTTTGCACGAACCTCTGTGTCCAAACCGATGGGTATATGAGTGATTTAAAGGTGACGAGCCTAGAGCAGCTTAGAACGGGTATTTACCGGCTGCTGGATAGTTATGATCAGCTTCGGCACTTAAAACAGCTGCAAAGCTTAACCGAATACTCCCTTACCGAGCCGCAATTTGCCCAGCTTTTAGGTAGATGCCGCATGTATTCGTATTTACCGGCCGAAGCTAGAAAGCAGATTCCCGCTTTGTTGTACGGGGATACCCAACTGGGTACCGTGTGCAAGGACTACTACCGGGACGAAAGCTTCTGCCGGCAGGAAGATGGTACCATCAACCTGTGGCGGCTTTATAACCTGTTTACCGGCGTGAACAAATCGACTTACATTGACCAGTTTCTGGATCGGTCGGTAAACGCGCTGGATTTTACCACGCAAGTGCAGCAGGCCCTAGATGGAGGAAATGCCAGCTGGTTTCTGAACTAA
- a CDS encoding CPBP family intramembrane glutamic endopeptidase produces the protein MLYFSHPLWKVLIPLLTIALVSFISQKKLHYSWQGDFLFVPPPYKMLLFWILVFGSYMLGTDYFWHWRGDWDFSAWQQQPVFTSIARVFAVVMAGPVAEEMLFRGLLLTRLKRTGLNPWMSLLLVTSAWAGIHVEYSWGIIFLIFGNGLLLGLSLYSSRSLLVPILLHIIWNGYAVW, from the coding sequence ATGCTGTACTTTTCTCATCCGTTGTGGAAGGTATTGATACCGCTTTTAACCATTGCGCTGGTTTCCTTTATTTCCCAGAAAAAACTGCATTATTCCTGGCAAGGCGACTTTTTATTCGTCCCGCCCCCTTATAAGATGCTCCTGTTCTGGATTCTGGTTTTTGGGAGTTATATGCTCGGCACGGATTACTTCTGGCACTGGCGGGGAGACTGGGACTTTTCCGCCTGGCAACAACAACCCGTATTTACTTCTATTGCTCGCGTCTTCGCCGTGGTTATGGCGGGCCCGGTTGCGGAGGAAATGCTATTTAGAGGGTTGTTATTGACCCGACTTAAACGAACGGGGCTTAATCCATGGATGAGCTTATTACTAGTTACCAGTGCTTGGGCCGGGATTCATGTGGAGTATTCTTGGGGGATAATCTTTTTAATTTTTGGCAATGGTCTGCTGCTGGGTCTGTCGTTGTACTCTTCCCGTTCCTTACTGGTTCCCATTCTCCTGCACATTATTTGGAACGGTTACGCGGTTTGGTAA